A stretch of DNA from Candidatus Zixiibacteriota bacterium:
ATGCCGGAGACGTGAAACTCTCTGCAAAAGCATCAGAAAACCTCGATTTCCTGGGAGGTCTGAAGGCGCTATTCCAGAGCGATAAGGGTGATGTCGTGCTTCCTTTCAAACTGACAGGCTCATACGCAGCACCCGAAATTGCGCTTGATACTTCACCGCTCAAAGAAAATGTCGATAACAAGATCAAGAACGAGAAGAAGAACCTTCTCGACAAATTGTTCAAGAAGTAGGGCCTGACGAAACATCGACTGACTTATGTTTAGAGCTCTCCTGGAGGATATCCGCGCGATTTATCGCAACGATCCGGCAGCACGAAATGTTGAAGTGTTCTGCTATGCCGGGTTGCACGCCATTTGGTGTCACAGATTCACGCATCTGTTGTGGAAGCTCGGAATCCCGCTTCTGCCCAGAATGATATCGCAGCTCAACCGCTTTTTCACCGGTATCGAAATACATCCCGGGGCAACAATCGGACACGGACTATTTATCGATCACGGGATGGGAATTGTGATCGGTGAGACAACCGAGATTGGCGATAACTGTGTTCTTTTTCATGCTGTCACTCTTGGTGGCACCGGTAAGCACAAGGCGAAGCGGCACCCGACAATCGGTAACAATGTCCTTATTGGGACAGGCGCCACTATTCTGGGTCCCGTGACGGTCGGCAACAACGTCGATATCGGCGCCAACACATTCATCGTGATGCATGATGTGCCGGACAACTGCACCGTCGTCGGCTCACCCGGCAAGATTGTCAAACTTAATGATCAGCGGGTAGATATCAAACTTCCGAGAACCGATGACTCTCGCTACCTCTAACTTGCCATCCGATTCCAATTCCGTATATTAGTGACATGACTTTTCGGCTATATTTTGCAGCCGCAGTTTTAGTGGTGATAGCTGGCTCTGATTCGCTTCTTGCCAGAAAGACTGCGGACGTAGACTCCAGGAGTTTTACGATTACAGCTTCTGATGCGCTTGTGGCTGCCGAGACTCGGGATGTGCTGGTGAGAGCTGTCAGTGATGCTGAAGAGATTCTTGGCGATACTGTCGCACCGCGAATCTCGGTCCATATCGTCGACACGCGGCAGGAATTCAACCAGATGATCCGCGGAGGAATGCCGGATTGGGGTGTCGGATGTGCTATACCATCCCGGAACCTCATCGTTGTGCTGTCTTCACGATCTTCCGAGTATGAGCAGTCGTTCGCAGAGATACTCAGACATGAATGGGGGCATATCGCCCTGAGGCACAAAATAGGCAGCGCGTATCTTCCTCGTTTTCTCGATGAAGGATTCGCGATGGACTTTGCCGGTCAATGGAACACCGGACTTGCGGTCACTTTAGCCAAAGCTCAGCTCATGGGGACTCTTTTTCGTCTGAGGAGCATCGACAGAGTGAACTTCTTCAACTCGTCTGAGGCGCAGATCGCGTATGCGCAATCGTATCAGGCCATGAAATATATCCGCTCAGCATACGACAATTCGTCATTCCTGATTCTGCTGGATCAGTTGAAGAGAGGCATCTCACTCGATCCGGCCATGTACAGTGCAATTGGCGCCGATTTTGACACTTTTGAAAGCGAATACACAAAGTATCTCGAGCAGCATTACAGCTGGCTCTTAATCTTTTCTGATATGACATTTGTGTGGATAGGTCTCGCGCTTCTGATCGTAGTTGGTTTTCTTCTCAAGAAGAGACGTGGCCGCGATACGATCAAGCGCTGGGAAGAAGAGGAAAAATACGAGAGCACCGATTTCGATTATGAAGAAGGTGACCCATGGGATTGAGCACCTGATTGCTCGTGTCCTGGTCGCATTTGCGAATACTCTGTCGGAACATGGCGCTCTAAGTCTCGGGGCATCCCTGGGTGCGATTGCTCGGTTGTTGATGCCGAGTCGCGTCGCAATCCTGCGGGAGAATCTCCGACTCTGCCGGATCTCATTCGATGATCCGGAACGGCAGCGCCTTTTTGTCATTCGAGTATTCCAGCACATTGGCGTAACCATTCTGGAGATTCTCAGACAGAACT
This window harbors:
- the cysE gene encoding serine O-acetyltransferase; amino-acid sequence: MFRALLEDIRAIYRNDPAARNVEVFCYAGLHAIWCHRFTHLLWKLGIPLLPRMISQLNRFFTGIEIHPGATIGHGLFIDHGMGIVIGETTEIGDNCVLFHAVTLGGTGKHKAKRHPTIGNNVLIGTGATILGPVTVGNNVDIGANTFIVMHDVPDNCTVVGSPGKIVKLNDQRVDIKLPRTDDSRYL